The following is a genomic window from Dehalococcoidales bacterium.
GCAAGACGGTCTGTGGGTAGTGGAGCAGCTCGGGTTTCGCTACATCACCACGATCACCTGGGCGAAGGACCGCTTCGGCCTAGGCCAATATTTTCGCGGAATGACCGAACACATGCTGTTTGGTGTCCGTGGCAGGCTGGCAGCGGTAGAGAAGGGCGTAACCCTCATAACCGCCCCGCGCCGCAAGCACAGCCAGAAGCCAGGGGAGAGTTACGAGTTGATCGAGCGTGTCAGTCCACCGCCGAGGCTGGAGATGTTCGCGAGGGTTAGACGCCCGGAATGGGACACCTGGGGGAATGAGGTTCTCGAACCCAGCTTATTTGAGG
Proteins encoded in this region:
- a CDS encoding MT-A70 family methyltransferase, translated to MNLYHTILIDPPWLERGGGRIKRGADRHYPLLKTPDIVRVIRESGVFTPAEDCHLYLWTTNNFLQDGLWVVEQLGFRYITTITWAKDRFGLGQYFRGMTEHMLFGVRGRLAAVEKGVTLITAPRRKHSQKPGESYELIERVSPPPRLEMFARVRRPEWDTWGNEVLEPSLFEEEVS